A stretch of the Inquilinus sp. KBS0705 genome encodes the following:
- a CDS encoding nuclear transport factor 2 family protein has translation MKKATLPIFLLLISYCCMAQDKQAIIKLMRTQEVAWNKGDIPGFMEGYWKSDSLMFISKRGPNYGWQQTLDGYKRGYPDKAAMGKLTFTIMKVELLGGKDAFVLGQWDIKRQKDGIGGYFTLWFRKFPDGWKIVCDHTS, from the coding sequence ATGAAAAAAGCAACGCTACCCATCTTCTTGCTACTTATATCGTACTGCTGCATGGCGCAGGACAAACAAGCCATCATCAAGCTGATGCGCACCCAGGAGGTCGCCTGGAACAAGGGGGATATCCCCGGCTTTATGGAGGGTTACTGGAAATCAGACTCGCTGATGTTCATCAGCAAGCGCGGGCCAAACTACGGCTGGCAGCAAACGCTGGATGGCTATAAGCGGGGCTACCCCGACAAAGCCGCTATGGGTAAGCTTACCTTTACTATTATGAAGGTTGAACTGCTGGGCGGTAAAGATGCCTTTGTATTAGGCCAATGGGATATAAAACGCCAAAAAGACGGCATAGGGGGCTATTTTACCCTTTGGTTCAGAAAGTTCCCTGATGGCTGGAAAATAGTTTGTGACCATACAAGTTAG